A genome region from Corynebacterium uberis includes the following:
- a CDS encoding GntP family transporter — MTGMALLGVGIAAVALLLALVIWVRLPAFVALILVSVITAIVAGIPLADATGTVTKGIGNTLSSVLVVVGLGAMLGRMIEASGGADSLATYFTLKLGKKRVVAAVTIAAFILGIPVFFDVGFIILAPIIFAFARVVGLNPLKIGLPVAGIMLTVHVVTPPHPGPVAAAGLLDADLGLVLAFSLPLAALAGVAGYWLARLIRVDTVTLLDSPATEAPPVSDTVPPRPGIVMGLILLPIAQIMVGTVGSLLLDDHPIITFLGSAPIALLTAVLVAFVVLGRDQGWDLTRRSTILDSALPDVAVIIFVTGAGGGFANVLVESGIGQVVSDMLIATAMPLILLAYVLSLLLRAAQGSATVAILTTAGLLLTPITDAALSNTQTALLACAIGFGALGLSHINDSGFWIVTRYLGLSVKDGLRTWTVLSTGFSVAGFALTWAAYALV, encoded by the coding sequence ATGACGGGTATGGCGCTATTAGGGGTGGGCATCGCGGCGGTTGCCCTCCTCCTCGCGCTGGTCATCTGGGTGCGGCTGCCTGCCTTCGTGGCGCTGATCTTGGTCTCCGTCATCACCGCCATCGTCGCAGGTATCCCCCTGGCTGATGCCACCGGAACGGTCACTAAGGGCATTGGCAACACCTTAAGCTCCGTGCTGGTGGTGGTTGGCCTCGGCGCGATGCTGGGCCGGATGATCGAGGCGTCCGGCGGGGCGGACTCGCTGGCCACCTATTTCACGCTGAAGTTGGGCAAGAAGCGCGTGGTTGCGGCGGTGACCATCGCCGCGTTCATCCTGGGCATCCCGGTGTTCTTTGACGTCGGCTTTATCATCCTGGCGCCGATCATCTTCGCCTTCGCGCGCGTGGTGGGCCTCAACCCGCTGAAGATCGGCCTGCCGGTCGCCGGCATCATGCTCACCGTCCACGTGGTCACCCCGCCGCACCCCGGCCCGGTGGCCGCCGCGGGCCTGCTCGATGCTGACCTTGGCCTGGTCTTAGCATTCTCGCTGCCGCTGGCCGCCCTTGCCGGTGTGGCCGGCTACTGGCTGGCCCGCCTCATCCGGGTAGACACTGTCACCTTGCTGGACTCACCAGCCACGGAGGCACCGCCGGTCTCCGATACGGTGCCGCCGCGCCCGGGCATTGTCATGGGGCTGATCTTGCTGCCCATCGCCCAGATCATGGTGGGCACCGTGGGCTCGTTGCTTCTCGACGACCACCCCATCATCACCTTCTTAGGCTCCGCACCCATCGCGCTCCTCACCGCCGTACTCGTGGCCTTTGTGGTCCTGGGCCGCGACCAAGGCTGGGACCTGACCCGCCGCTCGACGATCCTGGATTCGGCGTTGCCAGACGTTGCCGTGATCATCTTTGTCACCGGCGCCGGCGGTGGCTTTGCCAACGTGCTGGTAGAAAGCGGCATCGGCCAGGTGGTCTCCGACATGCTCATCGCCACCGCCATGCCCCTGATCCTGTTGGCCTACGTGCTCTCCTTGCTGCTGCGCGCAGCCCAAGGATCCGCCACCGTAGCCATCCTGACCACCGCAGGTCTGCTGCTCACCCCGATTACCGACGCCGCCCTATCCAACACCCAGACAGCCCTACTGGCCTGCGCCATCGGTTTCGGCGCCCTGGGCTTAAGCCACATCAACGACTCCGGCTTCTGGATTGTCACCCGCTACCTGGGCCTATCCGTTAAGGACGGCCTGCGCACCTGGACAGTCTTGTCCACCGGATTCTCCGTGGCAGGCTTCGCCCTGACCTGGGCGGCGTACGCGCTGGTGTAA
- a CDS encoding ATP-dependent Clp protease proteolytic subunit has translation MTNAFQMPSARYVLPSFIEQSAYGTKETNPYAKLFEERIIFLGTQVDDTSANDIMAQLLVLEGLDPDRDITMYINSPGGSFTAMTAIYDTMQYVRPDVQTVCLGQAASAAAVLLAAGTKGKRAALPNARVLIHQPATQGTQGQVSDLEIQAAEIERMRRQMDETLARHTGRTPEQIRTDTDRDKILTAADAVEYGIIDQVFDYRKLNG, from the coding sequence ATGACCAACGCCTTCCAGATGCCCTCTGCACGCTACGTGCTGCCCTCCTTCATCGAGCAGTCCGCCTACGGCACCAAGGAAACCAACCCGTACGCCAAGCTCTTCGAAGAGCGCATCATCTTCCTGGGCACCCAGGTCGATGACACCTCCGCCAATGACATCATGGCCCAGCTGCTGGTCCTTGAGGGCCTCGACCCGGACCGGGACATCACCATGTACATCAACTCCCCGGGCGGCTCCTTCACCGCGATGACCGCGATCTACGACACGATGCAGTACGTCCGCCCGGACGTGCAGACCGTGTGCCTGGGCCAGGCTGCCTCCGCCGCGGCCGTGCTGCTGGCAGCGGGCACCAAGGGCAAGCGCGCAGCCCTGCCCAACGCCCGGGTGCTCATCCACCAGCCCGCCACCCAGGGCACCCAGGGCCAGGTCTCTGACCTGGAGATCCAGGCCGCGGAGATCGAGCGCATGCGCCGCCAGATGGATGAAACCCTGGCGCGCCACACCGGGCGCACCCCGGAGCAGATCCGCACCGATACTGACCGCGATAAGATCCTCACCGCCGCCGACGCGGTGGAGTACGGCATCATCGATCAGGTCTTTGACTACCGTAAGCTCAACGGCTAA